A genomic window from Brassica oleracea var. oleracea cultivar TO1000 chromosome C8, BOL, whole genome shotgun sequence includes:
- the LOC106312269 gene encoding E3 ubiquitin-protein ligase MBR2 — MQGERASIGSLSETMNFEHGSTSSNPVAEQQIRWDNDLQNYMSSAAAADTNTTMSNAVYHEPRDLHRFNLGEGSSSGTKNEAPSSHSEQWMQMGRFEERRNDKLELNPLFMQQPSSGNRVVRDVNLNAEYIERAEDMNPVTGHPGLSQGSVAENNARAGCKRKAIDAGIGQSSSSIGAFHRGESSSSWVSGPSFYNHNDLNISLNHAPRALVPNLSPSPSPAISNRNFSFGANPTAQQPVFVRQPVPPSMSAPGHLQPVVDQQLMDMRYRHPFSNITPLNPNASAPSMPPRNMIPPFQWSGNPVAAAGSSAPVDRNSLRPGQSRLRSNMLANPLFVPAPPEPRNLAHGHVASVGVQPPASSPTWAPYQNQSPHNQRRLSEHRRRSLISSLLTNQRAAAARSMVPPPAPDQHVVQPGGDNNFQTQNQAYSRAVPRQGQTAVGVPHSLRGLASTSRGRSRPSASEIRNVLDHMRRTGNLRVEDFMILNQTMMLGVADVHDRYRDMRLDVDDMTYEELLSLEERIGDVCTGLNEETISNRLKQRKYNSGTKSTQEVEPCCVCQEEYKEGEEMGVLECGHDFHSQCIKEWLKRKNLCPICKTTGLNTVEKSSK, encoded by the exons ATGCAGGGAGAGAGGGCAAGTATCGGTTCTTTATCAGAGACAATGAACTTTGAGCATGGTTCTACATCTAGCAACCCTGTGGCAGAACAGCAGATTCGTTGGGATAATGATCTGCAGAACTACATGAGTTCAGCTGCTGCTGCTGATACAAACACTACTATGTCAAACGCAGTGTATCATGAGCCACGTGACTTACACAGGTTTAACCTTGGTGAAGGTAGCTCTAGTGGTACAAAGAACGAAGCCCCTAGTAGTCACAGCGAGCAATGGATGCAAATGGGACGTTTTGAGGAAAGAAGAAACGACAAGCTAGAGTTGAACCCTTTGTTTATGCAGCAACCGTCTAGTGGAAACCGAGTTGTTCGTGATGTCAATTTGAATGCAGAGTATATTGAGCGTGCTGAGGACATGAATCCAGTCACAGGTCATCCTGGTCTTAGTCAGGGTAGCGTAGCAGAGAACAATGCTAGAGCTGGTTGTAAAAGAAAAGCTATTGATGCTGGCATTGGCCAGTCATCATCATCAATCGGAGCTTTCCACCGTGGGGAGAGCAGTTCTTCTTGGGTGTCTGGTCCTTCGTTTTATAATCATAATGATTTGAACATATCTCTTAACCATGCTCCAAGAGCGTTGGTTCCAAATCTGTCTCCTTCTCCTTCCCCTGCCATCTCCAACAGAAACTTCTCTTTCGGGGCTAATCCCACTGCTCAACAACCAGTTTTTGTGAGACAACCAGTTCCTCCATCCATGAGCGCGCCAGGACATCTACAACCTGTTGTAGATCAACAGCTGATGGACATGAGATATAGACATCCTTTTAGCAATATTACTCCTCTAAACCCAAATGCTTCTGCTCCTAGTATGCCTCCAAGAAACATGATACCACCATTTCAATGGAGTGGGAACCCAGTAGCAGCCGCTGGATCATCTGCTCCCGTTGACCGAAACTCCCTTCGTCCAGGTCAATCCAGGCTAAGAAGCAACATGCTAGCTAATCCTTTGTTTGTTCCAGCTCCTCCTGAACCGAGGAATCTCGCCCACGGTCATGTTGCATCTGTAGGTGTTCAGCCACCAGCTTCGAGTCCAACATGGGCTCCTTACCAGAACCAGTCGCCACATAATCAAAGAAGATTATCTGAACATCGTCGTAGGTCGTTGATTTCTTCCCTTCTTACAAACCAGAGAGCTGCTGCTGCTCGTTCCATGGTCCCTCCTCCCGCTCCGGATCAGCATGTGGTTCAGCCTGGCGGTGATAACAACTTTCAGACACAGAATCAGGCTTACTCGAGAGCAGTACCAAGGCAAGGACAAACTGCTGTTGGCGTTCCTCATTCTTTGCGTGGCTTGGCATCCACAAGTCGAGGAAGAAGCAGACCCTCTGCATCTGAG ATCCGCAATGTCTTGGATCATATGCGTAGGACAGGGAACTTGCGTGTGGAG GATTTTATGATTCTCAATCAGACGATGATGCTAGGTGTAGCCGATGTTCATGACCGGTATAGAGACATGCGCCTTGATGTTGACGACATGACATATGAG GAGTTGTTGTCTCTAGAAGAGAGGATTGGAGATGTTTGTACCGGTCTTAATGAAGAAACAATATCAAACCGGTTGAAGCAAAGGAAATACAATAGTGGTACCAAATCTACACAAGAAGTAGAGCCATGCTGTGTTTGTCAG GAGGAATACAAGGAAGGAGAAGAAATGGGGGTGCTGGAATGTGGGCATGACTTCCATAGCCAATGCATCAAAGAATGGCTGAAGAGGAAGAATCTTTGCCCAATTTGCAAAACAACAGGGTTAAACACTGTTGAGAAGTCGAGCAAATAA